DNA sequence from the Lycium barbarum isolate Lr01 chromosome 5, ASM1917538v2, whole genome shotgun sequence genome:
CACTATTTTTTAAAAGAACTTTTGGTCGTGCTAAACAGAGTGGTGTTAATGTAATAAAGCATACTGCTTCTAAGCCAACCACTACCAGGCAAAGGAGCAAGGCTAAATGTGAGGCAAGTAttggaaagaaaagaagaaggctGGTGAAGAGTGGTCTGAGAATGAAGAGGATATGGTGACAGTGTCTAATAAAGAAGAGGAAGTGGAACCATCTCTACTAGTAAGGAAAAAttctaaaaataaaaaggaatgaaattTGTGGCGGATGAGACTGAAGTAGAGGTTGAGAAGGAGAAGAGTGTGTCTGGCTCTTCTAAGAAAAAGAAACGCAGTGAGAGTGAGGAACCTAGTTCCTCAAGAAAGAGGTAAACGATTAAGGAGTTGGAATTGCAGAGgcaagaaaatttgaaaaagcaAAAGGTGCTATTGGGCAACTGGGCAGAGTGTTTAACTCTGAAATTGCTGAAAAATATGGAGTGAAGGAGCTGCTGGAGATTTTTGAGTTTCAAAAGTGGGAGAATCTGTTTGCCTCCCCTGCTCCCTAGTGTCTTTGAGGATGAGGTAACAAAGTTCTACGTCTCCTTAATGTTCACTGATGACTCCACCTTAGTCATGATAGTAAATGAGTTAGAGATCGAGATAGACGAAGCAAAGTTGGGTGAAATTCTTGGGATCCCAACTGATGGACTGAAAATAATTTAAGGGAAGGCATCACAAGCTTTCAAAGATATAATTGTCAAAAGGGGAGTCTCTACGACTGGTGAGAGGCTTTATAAGAAGCAGCTCAAGCCTGAGTATCAGCTCCTTTTTGAGCTTGTTAACAAAGCGTTACTTCCAAGGTCTGAAAGGAGATGTATTGCCTCTGTTGTGGACCTGGTCCTTTTCGAAGCTCTAGCAACTTTTTAATTTGTTAGTCTGCCTGCTCTAATGATTGAGCATGATGATCAAAGTGGTTAATGCTAGAGAGGGTAAGCATGGTCTCCCATATGGCTTTTTCTTGATTGACATCTTTGAGCACTTCTATGTTAAGACTGGAAAGGCCACTATGACTAGAAAGCAGATGTTCACCATAGGACTTTCAGAGGAATGTGAGTGTTTGGAAAAGAAGGGGCTATTGGCAGCAATTCAACCATTTCTAGCCTGATTGAGGCTCAGGAGCAGGCCACTGCAGAAATTGAAAGGCTCCAAGCTGAGAATGCCATCCTAAAGTCAAAGCTGGCTGCAAAGGCACAAGAACCTGATCCCAGTAATGAAATGGCGACTACTAATGATGTGTTAAAGGCtgaaaatgttgagttaaggCAAAAGCTTGATGTGCTCCGTGACCAAATGGTCCAGGATCAGAGGGCTGCCAGTGAGAGATGTGATAAAATCCTCAAGGTTTTCGCTCTTCAGTTCCTTCCTAACTTGTCCTCAATCTCCATGTCCCTTTAGCCCATTCCTCCCCTGTTAAACTCCTTTTTGTTTACTCCTACCCCTTTGATGACATTGGTACTTGTGGATTTTAATTATCATAAATTGTATTGTTTTGACTGCTATGTCTTGGATATTATCACTTTTACTACATTTCATGAGAAATTACTTTGGTTTTTGCAATGCTTTTTATCtgttgttcttgtttttgctTATGTTGTGTTGCCCAAGTGGCCATGAGTTAATGTCACTGAACTTCTTTGTGCTTGTGCCGCTTTTATAactcttttcaatgatgccaaaagggggaagtttTCTAGGGGGTAAATTGATATGTTGATGCTGAAAGTTTAAGGAAATGGATGCCAACATGTTGTTTAAGTCTAATTCACAGGGGGAACAAGTAGGGAACCTGGTTCTTGGTGGGAATTTTATTTAtgggtttgtcatcatcaaaaagggggaaattgataagttataccattttgtgttttgatgatttgacaaacattTGAGGGACCAGTTACTCGATCAGGTCAGCTGAGTGTCGTACAGTCAACGCACTACAGCTGTAAAGCTGCGGTACTGTTACTGTGCCGACTGACAGACCCGCAGCAGCACAGTTGCATTTTGTTAGAGGCCAAACCTGCAGCTAAAAGCCAATACCAAAAGATGAAATGTCCCTATCCATGGTGACATGCTCcccaatatatatacaacatgttacaATGCTTAACCTAACACAAGTCTGAAAAATCACATTCTTCCAAGTGTAGCCACCACTGCTCTCTaggtgctctcaagaacaaaaCTTCAACAAATCCAAGGATCAGATCCCAACAACTGAAGATGTTTTAAGTCCTAGGTTTGTTATGTCTTTGTCATGTCGTTCTTCATTTGTAATCCTACTCTACTTTCGAGAAGTGTCATTGTAGGAAGGTTTCAACCTTTGATATTATGGTTTCTTGGCTATAGTTAGTCAAGGTGTGTTTGGgtgcttggctagagttagtcaagtttAGTTTGGttgcttggctagagttagtcaagggttgtagcttacaatagagttattgtaaggggtgAGGAATTAAGAGGTTGTAATCTTTAagttgctcagtttagtgaagttgaaaTCCTAGTCtgataggtcgtggtttttaatcccttgagcaaggagtttttcacgtaaaTATCTTGTCTTATTTACTTTCTATTTGTTTACTTCAGGAAACAGATAGAGAACCTGGTTCTCTATACTGTTTGGTAGACGCTTGGTTTCTATCAGTTAGCTTTTGTGTGTTTGAGATCAGATGGAATCCGAAAATAGGTCCATTATGTTGCATGAGAATTTTATGAATTACGCTTGAAGCAAAAGATAGAGAAAAAATCGGGGACCAAACACAAGATGTGGTTGTGTGGACCATAACTGCGACCATTGCTTTGATAAGATCCTAGTTGTCGCAGCATCTTGAATGGGCATGTTGTCTAGTATTCTATGTAGCATGTACTTTGGTAAGTCAACAATAATGGTAGGCTTCCTCAAATGACTAACTACCTTGCCTCGCCTCATACTTCTACCCAGAAATATTTTGCAATTCTTTTTTGGTTGAGCATGAATTGAGAGATCTATAAATAGTTGTCTTGCTAGTAGCAGTGGATGTTAATGCACCAAAATTAATTAAATAGGAAGAAAACCAATAGGCACTTTTCTTGAGTTCTTCAAAGGACTTTTTGTTGAACTTCCCAAAGTGTGTTAATTACCAACAGAATTTGTCTTTAACAAATTAATGCTGGAATTAATTCTTagaaacagagccattttttagTCTTCAATGAGAGTAAACTAAATTAGGCGTTTTCTGGACGTTTCTTGTTTAATGTAGATCCATTTTGCTAAGATGGGGGAGACATGGACAAATAGCAACTTTTTGGACTGTTAAATCAAAGCTTTAGTCACGATCATAATATTATTCAATTTTTAGCCGCTCTTTAACGCTTGgacaaaaatacttttaaacGAAAAATCTCTAGTATAGCATGCTGGGAAAAGGAAAACAACATGGATCCTAAGGATGTATAACACGGAGCAAGGCAAATAGGGACATAAACCAAATGAGGAATGGTTTTATGGTGGTGAAATTTGTTACGAAGGTTAATTTGTGAGAATGGGTTCATGGGTTATAATCTTGCTTTATGACTATGTTTTATAGTAACATAAGGCAATCATATATTGTAAAATAAAGATAATTCTTTTGTTTACTACAGTCCAAATGCTCCCAACTCCCTCCAAATCTTGACAAAAAGTGTTAGAATGAGATGATTGACATTAAAATGATGTCAGTTATCTGGACTCCAATATCTATATTCCGTTCTAGAAATAAGGTAAATTTGTTTTTCGGTATGGGGAGTTCTCATTCATTGTTACGATAGGCTGAGAGCAGTGCCCGCTCCCTTGTATTTGAAAATGATGAAAATAATTTAACATCAATTAGTTTGGGTTCATTACCCAAATGGTCACTCAACTATCCGATAATATCTAGTAAAGTCATGTTTCTTTTGTGTATAACATAAAAAGTCACTTAACAATGCCTATAACACTCAGAAGGTCACTCAATCGGCCACATATCTATTTTAGTCTCTAAATTATCAATCTTTGTCCTTTTTTGCTTTTTTAATATATAATATGTATTTCTCTTTTTAATCTATATTATGAACTTAATTATAAGAACAAATAAATTTTATTCATAAAGTAAAAAATAATTTCAAGCACATATTATGgtgtaataataaaataatggcataatacataaacagacccTCAAACTTGGTCTCATTTCTTAAATATGCCCTTCAACTTTGaatgtgcacaagtaggcacatCAACTTGTCTCCACTTTATCAGTTGAACACTTTAACTTACAAAacgatcatctagacacctccaaaatttatgtgtcacgtcagTGCCACGGCaacatttgtgtttacgtgttcaacgTTTTACAAGTTGAGGTGCTTACTTGTGCAcaccaaagttggagggcatacttaaAAAATGAGGCTAAGTTTGAGGGCATACTTAAAATATGAGGCTAAGTTTAAAAGCTTattatgtattatgcctaaaTAATTGAACATAGTTTTCGAGCATATATAATGTACATATTATATTGTAGATAGTTGAGTGACCCTTTGAGTTATTTCCATCTGCAGCTCGTTATGCAAGTTAAAGTTTTACCTTTCTCCTTCAAATGATTATGAAAAATTAGTTAAAATCTAGTATAATGAGCTGTAATTTAGTAGTATTAGCAAACTCACAAGGGTTAAACGAATCCTTTGAACATTAGCTAGTACGTAGTATGGTTTTGGGGGTTTAGCCGTTATATAAAGTACTAGTTGTAACAAATTTTAGCATTTTTTATGAGATCACCTCTCAAAATGATAAAGAAATAAAGAGAAATGTGTTTCTATACATGGAATTTTAATAAGGTTGTTTGGAGAAGCCGGCAAAGGATATAGCTTTTCTCAGTAGAGACAAAGAAGCATATTTGAGGAATCTTTTAAGTGGAGAGGAATCAAGATTCCACTTTCCGTCTAAATAATAATATACCATTTCATTTGTCactgttgtgtatatatatagcggaCCTGATTATAATATGGTAACACATTGAAATAAAATGCCATTCAAAGTTTGGTCTAGGCAGGTAATGCCTTCTAATCCATGTTCACATGACTCACAATAAGGCAATTAAAAACCATTTGAGAGGACTAACTTATTCAATTGATGATCTTATAAACAATTTAATATGTATTTGTGACAGGGCCGGCCAGGTTGAAAGTTCAGATGAAATTGACCGGCAAGTGCTCACTGTCCCTGATAAGGTTATCCATTTCCTTTAAGAGAGAATCAAACTGTATACAAATCAAATGAAACATGTTGAATATTGTCATTTTTGAAAGCTACAGGAATCAGTAACTGATGGCTATGGCAATTGATCAAGAAAGTTCTGCTAATGATCTCACAATTGTACTGTCTTCAAAGGAAAGAGACTTTCTAATACGTAGAAACGGCGAACAGGTATGTATAAGTTTATTTCTATAGAATTCTTGACTTTGCATATATACTTCCTCTATAGTCTTATTAAGAATAAGAAAGATTGAACCAAAACCAACTGGATCACTGCTTTTATACTTGTTTTGTAGGTTAAGATTAATAGCTTAAAAGAAAAGATTGTGGGCTTGTATTTCTGCGGTTCGTGGTGTGGTCCATGTCGCCAGTTTACACCAAAGTTGGTGGAAACTTATGAGGATATTTATCCTAAAGGTTACTCTGAAATAGTGTTTGTTTCATCTGATAAAGATGAAAAGTCGTTTATTGAATACTTAGGAAAAATGCCATGGCTTGCTGTTCCATTTTCTGATGCTGAGGCGCGTAAGAACTTAAAACAGTTGTTCAAAGTAAGGGTAATTCCacatcttgtgtttcttgatggGACAGGCAAAGTTTTGGGCAACGAGGGCATTAAATTTATCGAACACTTTGGTCCTGAAGCCTATCCATTTACATCAGAAAGAGTTAATTACTTGAGGTTGGAAGAAGAGAGGGCCAAAGAAAATCAGTCTTTGACGTCTCTTTTAGTCTATGGATCCCGCGATTTTTTGATCTCAAATGATGGGAACAAGGTAATAATTGTCCTTGAGTTTGATCATCTCTATGCATTACAAGTTTTTGTGCTTACTCTCGATGTGTTTGTTTTCAGATTTCTGTGTCTGAGCTTGAACGGAAAACAGTTTGCCTATATTTTGCAATGAGTAGTCATAGGGAGTGCAAGAATTTCACCTTGAAGTTAAAAGAGGTATACGAAAATCTTAAAAGAAAGAACTTTGAAATTGTGCTGATTTCTCTGGATGAAAAATATGAGGATTTTAAGGAAAGCTTTGGAAGAATGCCATGGTTGGCTTTACCTTTCAATGATAAGAACTGTGAGAGGCTGGTTCGGTACTTTGAGCATAAACTCCTACCACAGCTTGTCATAATAAGTCCTGATGGGAAGACTCTGCAGAAAAATGCAGTTAAATTTGTCGAAGAATATGGTGATGAAGCCTTTCCTTTCACACAAGAAAAGCTTGTTACTTTGGCTAATCTAAAGAAGAAGAAACTCGAAGCACAAACATTAGAGTCCATTCTTGTTACTGCAGATCGAAATTTTGTCATTTCAAATGGTGGTTTAAAGGTAAGTttagcttgtttggccaagcttctaggAAGACAAAAGAGCTTGTTTTAGAAAGTTGAGGTGCTTGGTCAAGCTTTTAGGCAAAACATAAGTATTTTTGACTAACAACAAAAGTTGATTTACAAAAGCTAAAAAACATAGCTTTTTTCAAAAGCATCTTCGAACATTGACGATGCACAAAGTATTGTTCTAATATTggcaaaagtgcttttcaaattggATATCCAAATAGAAACTGCTACTCTCCAAAAATACTTTTTCTAAAAACACTTTTGACAAAAGAACTTTTAAGCAGATTTTAGAAGTTTGCTCAAACAGGCTAGTATGACTTTAAATGAGTTACTGAAAATGTGGATTCATTTCATTAATCATGTTATTTTTCCTTGTACTTGTTTAGGTTCCTGTGTGCAATCTAGTAGGGAACAACATTATACTGTATTTTGCAGCAAGTTGGAGTCTCCCAAGTCGAGAATTTCTACCCAAATTCGTAACTGCATACCAAGAAATCAAGAAGAAAGATGAAACATTCGAAGTGATTTTCATCTCTAGTGATCAAGATGAACCTTCCTTTAATGACTTCTTTTCAAGTATGCCTTGGTTAGCACTCCCTTTCGACGATGAAAGGAAGGCGTTTCTTTCAGGCAGATTCAACATTGTTGGCATTCCAGTGGCCATAGCCATAAGTCCTAGTGGCTGCACTGTAAATACACAAGTAAGGCATCTGCTAGAGATGCACGGTGCAGGAGCATATCCGTTTACGGAAGAACACATAAAGAATTTGCAGCAACAACTCGACAAGAATACAATGGGTTGGCCTAAGAAAAGCAGAGATGAAATTGATCACAATGAGCATGAACTTGCATTAATACACCAGCAAGTGTATCTTTGCAGTGGGTGCAAGGAGCTGGGGTACGGGTGGTCGTTCTTCTGCAAACATTGTAATTATGGGCTTCATCCAAAATGTGCTGCAAAACAAGATGAGATGAACTGAAAATAAGTGTTTTATGAAAACCCCCAAAGCCCCTTTTAAGGGTTATGGTCACTCAACTGATGATTATTATCTCAGAAAGTCACCAATTTCATTCATCTAAGGGAGTGACTTTCTGAGATAATAACTACTACTATATTATTTTTAGTGACCATCTCAGAAATCAACTCCCCATTTTAGTAACATAGATTCACTTTAACCTAATATGTGACCTCCAGTTCATCTTGTGATTAAACATCTGGCTTATATTCAAAACTGTGATTTGTGTAATTGTTATAATTTACGTCTGAGCTTCTAATAATTAGTGGTTAGTTCATGATAATTATGCCTTTATGTACGGCGGTGAATGGATCTTCGGATCGATTACCGATTCTCAGCCCTGTCCTTTGAGTTCCACTCTGGTTGGCCTCTCTTGTTTCCATCTTACAATGAGAAGAGAGAGAGCAAAATCTACCTCCTTGACAGATTACAGAGCTACCGAGCTTCTCTTAAAGCCAAGTAGTTGAAAAAAAGGGTAAATGAATGCGTCAAGGCTGCGAAAAGGACAACTACATTTTGTTTTTCACATTTTGTTTTTTTTCCTCCATGAGATGACTAAAAGGTGCTAGATGGACTAAAGTCAAACCGGATAAAGAAAGCAGTTATCCTATGTGTAAACCTTGTTGTAGGAGCAGGCCGGTCTAAGTTTGACTTTGTCACTGGAATTTCCGGGAATCAGCTTCACTAGACATTTATAGCCTATTCATGGCCAAGCTCTATTTGGCGGACAATAATGATTCAACGAGGTGAAAGTAAGCCTGATAACCAGTTCAatcggaaccggccggtttccgatCTAAAAACCGGAATCGGCCACCGGTTTCGGTTTATCAGTTCCAAAcatggaaaccggaaccggatcGGTCCAAAACATTAGAaaactcttattttttttttttttggtatagtatatatatatatatatattatagtatgtagtagtatattgtaggtatatttatatatgttatataagtttataagtaaaatttatatatttactaactaacagcatatatgtatatatatataaagttatatgcttaagttatactacacatacctaaaatatactaagaatatatttatatatatcaataccccgcgcatagcgggagcttagtgcaccgggctgccctatatatatatatatatatatatatatataagttatatgcaTACTCTATATAGTTAAAAGttcttatatatgtttaagttatatgtattataacttaagttatttataacttaagttttttctaagtttataaatttctattgtataaattaagtatatttatattataagtatattttagttatttttcaagtatataataactttctagtttttaatttaagtagatgtatattataagtatattcttagtatattttaggtatattcctaacttaatataagtaaaaatatgaacacaagtaaatagaagaaagctcaatgagccatatattttattcattcatggataacatttatttgcaagttgtaattttttttaacttgcaaataatacatgagttgcaaagaaatagtagaataataaaatcaaaaagtgttaatcatttggctaatatccgtcatatcatattcggtcatggagatatcttcaaagtcttccatttggtccactccacttgctatcaaatcttcaatctcttcctcttcgccttccaccgcttctaagttttggttgcgtcgctccgatctaatccaatcgcgaatgcacactagtacttgcaagctaaatccggataatgagtgtctatggtctccaatttgttgtcttccttggctaaatgcactctccaaagccacggttgatatttgaaccgtaaggatatctcgagtcattcttgaaagtatcggataacTCGCCTTGTATCTCtttcaccatgctaagacgtccaaatgaTCTAGTTGGTTGATAttcacatttggctgcatcaaataaaagtgatattcatcaaagtttgcattatgagaaggagttggatgtgaatgtaaaagttttaaatgcgacaaacccgacaagccctttttgctactttgaaaagtagtagggcgtggagcaacgggtgtagcattttcttccaaattagaataatgactaaaaagttttctaaactcggcatcaatcGCGAGCTCGGCTTCAATtaaagatggttcaacttcctcttcaatttctaaaaaggtataaatttgaccaaccaatgctctagtataacACATTTTTAAACagggatttaaaagagaacccaatataaataaagttgggatgggaaaaaaatacttcttaaattttgttgtcatattaaaaatagccgtttgataaccggatttatttttatactcttgtaaaactctagctatttccgctaagtaagctaaaattccggttaccgtgggatagaattgtctagaaaaagcaagagttgcattataaaaaatttgtaaaagttcaacacattccttaacatcttcccaatcggtaatatttaaccaatcatcactatccgtattaaaatggttgtgaacttgttgtatgggaatcctataatcatatgcttattgtaacataatgtaagtgtagtttcacctagtgtcaacttctacttgaattttcctaggtctaaggccatttttcacacaagaattcttaaaatctctcagttttgccctattagcattacaaaaaagaaatgcAACCGCATTtataactttttgaatagaatcttcaaaacactcaaggccatctttaacaatcaagtttaaaatgtgacaactacatctcacatgaaaaatattttttagcggagggtttaattccctttttaaaagactaatctcctttgtattattagaagcattatctaaagaaATACAAaatgtttttctataaatgttaaaaaatctcataatagtagacattgaatccgctaaaaaaaaTTCATCGTGACGActtttcccttcatcatataaaaaagctataattcttttttgcatcacccagttatcatcaacccaatgacatgtaataacaaaaaaatctaacttgttaagactaagacccaaatcggcggtaagagaaacactacaatttaaagaattaaatacatggcgcaaataaaatctatatttttttatacaaatttatagcatccgctctacaagtacttctaggaataccctcaaataacggattataacaacgttgaatataagtaacaaacctcaaacccgaaggaaaggaaaatggtagagcctcaaaagcaaccattttagctattgctacacgttcttttttcttgtcatagcaAAAAATTTTActggttcgtgggtctatcgtcttttgaataccccccacatttgaacccgtttgctctccccaaacatccttaTGTTTAGCTTTCATATGACCCGTTAGTGTACCCATTCCATCATCCTTACTAGTTTATTGCCTAAAAGGAAATTCTTGTTTACATAAATTACATTTAGCTATTTGTCTTTCCtcattcttagtcataaatttccaaattttagaggttggcttacgagttcttggcggtttgtcttgtgtatgtgattgtgcaggatctgtatctcctatgggatttttgggggcttgtgtttcatcaccATCAATTTCATTagaagtgtcggtataatgttgttgcattgcctcatgatctaaaagtggattatttccaccaatatcaatacctaaattaggtgtttcgttcacaaatgttttctcattaaacccacccctaacaataccactactaccggcatcacgtctaaatctctttgccattattaaatataattaatttaaatcacactcaaataaatcacaaaaaaaaaaaaaaaattgcaacaaattagattgctagaattaaattgcgtaaattaaatagcggaaaataaagatagagttggaacgaaggtaccaaattgccgaactaatttccaacaaagtgaaggcggctagaattgcaaatccaccaaagctttggagctacttcggattgttggaaaatcaccaactccaccaacaatattataattgcaaaattaataattgaaactagaataaaactttataatatttaattgagagaaatttaaagtggctaattgttgcaaagtagctataattgagagaaagagaagagtgaattagtgtggattaaaattgaaaatggagaggggtttatatagggggtgagggatgggttaaagtgtaaaaaaaaagtttgggggggggggggggggggttggggggcCAAAAGGGGACTTTGGAGCcattggcaacgaccatttttggaaaatggtctgtTGCCCAACGGTACAGCCCACTCAAATAACGGCtactatttttaaaaaaaatcttttttgaccagtttaaccggtccggttccggtttaccgatTAGCCGGTTCCAAAAATACAAAACCGGACCAGTAATATTTCACCGGTTAACCGTAACCGATAAACCGGTTCCACCGGTTCTAGTTCCAGTTtaaccggtaaaaccggaccgGTCGGCAGGCTTAGGTGAAAGAACAAATCAGACATTTCATTTCTTATTATAAAACAAATTGGCTCGGGATTCTAGTGGCTAATGTCTATTAAATGAACATTTTACAGTTTCTTGTCATGCTGATGACTATTTTTCTAACTTTTGGTCTTTAAATGACCATCTACTCCTGCACATCCTAGGCAGGGAGGGTAGTTTAAAATTCacttaacatatataaataatttatcaagaAATCAATAAAGTGTGTTTTATAAATTCAAAATtcataaactcaaaattctaGCTCCGTCCTGCTTCTAGATTCCATACCTGGCTTAATCACTAACCTAAGTAAGGTTCCTCAATACATTAAACTGCCTAAGGTACTTTTTCAGTGTATCCATAGTGTcaaagggcatatatatatatatataaaagtagagtagtctagcttaatattaagccaagtggcgtaatatgaacaagccacttgacaacaaattctatttgcattaattataaaagaaattattaattgtagttcaagtATTACCCTATAAGGAATAATGTCatataatttaaaaataataattattcttTATATGGACATTAGA
Encoded proteins:
- the LOC132641330 gene encoding probable nucleoredoxin 1; this encodes MAMAIDQESSANDLTIVLSSKERDFLIRRNGEQVKINSLKEKIVGLYFCGSWCGPCRQFTPKLVETYEDIYPKGYSEIVFVSSDKDEKSFIEYLGKMPWLAVPFSDAEARKNLKQLFKVRVIPHLVFLDGTGKVLGNEGIKFIEHFGPEAYPFTSERVNYLRLEEERAKENQSLTSLLVYGSRDFLISNDGNKISVSELERKTVCLYFAMSSHRECKNFTLKLKEVYENLKRKNFEIVLISLDEKYEDFKESFGRMPWLALPFNDKNCERLVRYFEHKLLPQLVIISPDGKTLQKNAVKFVEEYGDEAFPFTQEKLVTLANLKKKKLEAQTLESILVTADRNFVISNGGLKVPVCNLVGNNIILYFAASWSLPSREFLPKFVTAYQEIKKKDETFEVIFISSDQDEPSFNDFFSSMPWLALPFDDERKAFLSGRFNIVGIPVAIAISPSGCTVNTQVRHLLEMHGAGAYPFTEEHIKNLQQQLDKNTMGWPKKSRDEIDHNEHELALIHQQVYLCSGCKELGYGWSFFCKHCNYGLHPKCAAKQDEMN